The Synechococcales cyanobacterium T60_A2020_003 genomic interval TTTAGCTTTGGAGATTACTTCAAAGAGCAGGCGATCGCCTGGGCGTGGGAGTTATCTACTAAAGTGTTTGGTTTGCCCGAAAATCGGCTCGTGGTGAGCGTGTTCCGCGAGGATGACGAAGCCTTTGCCATCTGGCGGGATCAGGTTGGCGTTCCGGCTCACCGCATCAAGCGCATGGACGAGGCCGATAACTTTTGGGTATCTGGCCCCACGGGGCCCTGTGGCCCTTGCTCGGAGATCTACTACGATTTCCATCCTGAGTTAGGGGACGATGACATTGATCTAGAAGACGACACCCGCTTCATCGAGTTCTACAACCTCGTCTTCATGCAGTACAACCGGGATGCGGAAGGCAATTTGACGCCCCTCCAAGCGCAAAATATTGATACGGGTCTGGGACTGGAACGGATGGCGCAGATCCTCCAGAAGAAACCCAACAACTACGAAACCGACCTGATTTTCCCGATTGTGGAAACGGCGGCGAAGATTGCCGAGATCCACTACGCCAAAGCCGACGAGCAGACCAAGGTTTCCCTAAAGGTGATTGGCGACCATGTGCGTGCCGTGGTTCACATGATTGCCGATGGCATTACGGCCTCTAACCTGGGACGGGGTTATGTGCTGCGGCGTCTGATTCGTCGCGTGGTGCGTCACGGTCGGCTGATCGGCATCGATCGCCCCTTTATTACTGAAGTGGCGGAGTCGGCGATCGCCCTATCCGAATCGGCCTACCCCAACCTGCGCGATCGCGCCGCTGTGATCAAAGCCGAGTTGGAACTGGAGGAATCGCGCTTCCTGGAAACCCTGGATCGAGGTGAGAAGTTGCTGACCGACATTATTAAAAAGTCGAAGGCTAAGGAAATCTCCGGTCAAGATGCGTTCGTTCTTTACGACACCTACGGGTTTCCGTTGGAACTCACCCAGGAAATCGCTGAGGAGCAAGGTCTGACGGTGAACGTCGATGAGTTCGAAGCGGCCATGGCCGAACAGCGGCAGCGCTCCCAGGCCGCCCATGAAACCATTGACCTGACTGTACAGGGATCGCTGGATACGCTGGCAGAACATATTCACGAAACCGAGTTTCTGGGCTACAGCCAAGCCTCCAGTCCGGCAGAGGTGAAGGTGCTGCTGGTGGGCGGTAAGCCCGTGGAAGAGGCCAGCGCGGGTACGGCGGTGCAGATTATTCTCGATCGCACCCCTTTCTATGCTGAATCTGGTGGGCAGATTGGCGATCGCGGCTACCTGTCGGGGGATACCACCCTGGTACGGGTGGAAGACGTGAAGAAAGAAGGGGCAATCTTTGTCCACTTTGGCACGA includes:
- the alaS gene encoding alanine--tRNA ligase, which encodes MAKSLSGADIRKTFLDFYASKGHEILPSASLVPEDPTVLLTIAGMLPFKPIFLGQRSPDFPRATTSQKCIRTNDIENVGRTARHHTFFEMLGNFSFGDYFKEQAIAWAWELSTKVFGLPENRLVVSVFREDDEAFAIWRDQVGVPAHRIKRMDEADNFWVSGPTGPCGPCSEIYYDFHPELGDDDIDLEDDTRFIEFYNLVFMQYNRDAEGNLTPLQAQNIDTGLGLERMAQILQKKPNNYETDLIFPIVETAAKIAEIHYAKADEQTKVSLKVIGDHVRAVVHMIADGITASNLGRGYVLRRLIRRVVRHGRLIGIDRPFITEVAESAIALSESAYPNLRDRAAVIKAELELEESRFLETLDRGEKLLTDIIKKSKAKEISGQDAFVLYDTYGFPLELTQEIAEEQGLTVNVDEFEAAMAEQRQRSQAAHETIDLTVQGSLDTLAEHIHETEFLGYSQASSPAEVKVLLVGGKPVEEASAGTAVQIILDRTPFYAESGGQIGDRGYLSGDTTLVRVEDVKKEGAIFVHFGTIERGRLTVGDRVSAQIDLACRRRAQANHTATHLLQAALKKLVDESISQAGSLVAFDRLRFDFNYAKPLTPEQVQQIEEQVNTWIAEAHMAHIAVMPIAEAKAKGATAMFGEKYGDEVRVIDFPGVSMELCGGTHVSNTAEIGLFKIVSESGVAAGIRRIEAVAGPSVLEYLNVRDQVVRELSDRFKAKPEDIVDRITTLQDELKTSQKQLAALKSELAVAKSDRLLSDVETVGDFKVLVAQLEEVDADALKTAAERLLQIMGEGAVVLGSVPEPDKVSLVAAFSPAVNKKGVQAGKFIGAIAKLCGGGGGGRPNLAQAGGRDPKQLASALDQAKKQLHSELDEDRN